A portion of the Candidatus Woesearchaeota archaeon genome contains these proteins:
- a CDS encoding replication factor C large subunit, with the protein MSQAWVEKYVPKTTDQIVGQEEAIKKVSAFIDNYKQQKKKALLLYGPPGCGKTSLAYALSAQKNLELIELNASDFRKPEQIENILGAASKQMSLFAKGKVILVDEIDGISGTKDRGGIPALIKMIKGSAFPVICIANDAYNDKLKTLRKEAELIEMHPIGISQGSKVLEEIARKEQIAFDSTQLQSIMRRSGGDLRAAINDLQISAALGSLERKDMDALSDREHEESLPQALVRVFKTTDPQVALGAFDNVTEDHNEIMLWIDHNLPQEYTKPEDLARAYDYLSRADIMNRRIRRWQHWRFLVYIYAYLSAGIAVSKEEKYRTFTKYKPTMRLLRIWQVNMKNAKRKSIAQKLAEHTHCSSKEAFEHVAYFKAAGNTKLIDQLTQELELDDGEVAWLRKER; encoded by the coding sequence ATGTCACAAGCATGGGTTGAAAAATACGTGCCAAAAACCACGGATCAAATTGTAGGACAAGAAGAAGCAATCAAAAAAGTCAGTGCTTTCATAGATAACTACAAGCAACAAAAGAAAAAGGCGTTACTACTCTACGGGCCACCAGGTTGCGGAAAAACCTCTCTTGCATATGCTCTAAGCGCTCAAAAAAATCTTGAACTCATCGAACTTAACGCGTCAGACTTCAGAAAACCTGAACAAATCGAAAACATTCTGGGAGCAGCGTCAAAACAAATGTCTCTTTTCGCAAAGGGGAAGGTGATTCTCGTTGATGAAATTGATGGAATATCAGGAACCAAAGACAGAGGAGGAATTCCTGCACTGATCAAAATGATCAAAGGATCTGCTTTTCCAGTAATTTGCATCGCAAATGACGCATATAATGACAAACTCAAAACACTAAGAAAAGAAGCAGAACTCATCGAAATGCACCCCATTGGCATCTCGCAGGGATCAAAAGTTCTCGAAGAAATTGCCAGAAAAGAACAGATCGCATTTGACTCTACGCAATTACAATCAATTATGCGACGTTCAGGAGGTGATCTTCGAGCAGCAATTAACGATCTACAAATTAGCGCAGCACTAGGATCTCTTGAACGAAAAGATATGGACGCACTCTCAGATAGGGAGCATGAAGAATCTCTTCCACAAGCGCTAGTAAGAGTGTTCAAAACAACAGATCCTCAAGTAGCACTTGGAGCATTTGACAATGTCACAGAAGACCATAATGAAATCATGCTCTGGATAGATCATAACCTGCCTCAAGAATACACAAAACCCGAAGATCTCGCAAGAGCGTATGACTATCTCTCTCGTGCAGATATCATGAATCGTCGCATACGACGATGGCAACACTGGAGATTTCTCGTTTACATCTACGCATATCTTAGTGCGGGCATTGCAGTCTCAAAAGAAGAAAAATACAGAACATTCACCAAATACAAACCAACAATGAGACTTTTACGTATCTGGCAAGTTAATATGAAGAATGCAAAGCGTAAATCCATAGCACAAAAACTCGCAGAACACACGCATTGTTCAAGCAAGGAAGCTTTTGAACATGTTGCCTATTTCAAAGCAGCAGGAAACACTAAACTTATTGATCAACTTACACAAGAGTTAGAGCTTGATGATGGAGAAGTTGCTTGGCTTAGAAAAGAACGCTAA
- a CDS encoding HAD family phosphatase, whose amino-acid sequence MYAAIFDLDGVIVLAEPFEIASINETLAPFNISFDFDYFINRFSGQGSRSIFEQIIKERQLDVDIEELLREKRRRMEEKVETQTIPVVPGVLEFIKQLREQHVPFMVGTGGDKTTARKKLEKIGLDIDIIATEDVKRGKPAPDIYLACAKHLRVDPSSCVVFEDAPSGVHAAKSAGMKCVGVLTDTDEKHLLDAGADKTIKNFEGLEWERLIEELF is encoded by the coding sequence ATGTACGCGGCAATTTTTGATCTTGACGGCGTTATCGTTCTTGCTGAACCTTTTGAAATCGCGAGTATTAATGAGACACTCGCACCATTTAACATTTCTTTTGACTTTGATTATTTTATCAATAGGTTCTCAGGCCAAGGCTCCCGATCTATTTTTGAGCAAATCATTAAAGAGCGCCAACTTGATGTAGATATCGAAGAACTTCTACGAGAAAAACGCAGACGCATGGAAGAAAAAGTTGAAACGCAAACCATTCCTGTCGTTCCTGGCGTTCTTGAATTCATAAAGCAACTTCGCGAACAACATGTCCCTTTTATGGTTGGCACAGGAGGAGATAAAACTACTGCAAGAAAAAAGTTAGAGAAAATCGGTCTTGATATTGACATTATTGCAACAGAAGATGTGAAACGTGGGAAACCTGCTCCTGATATTTATCTTGCTTGCGCAAAGCATTTACGCGTAGATCCTTCTTCTTGTGTTGTTTTTGAGGATGCTCCAAGTGGTGTTCACGCTGCTAAATCTGCGGGGATGAAATGTGTGGGCGTTCTTACCGATACTGATGAGAAACACCTTCTTGATGCGGGAGCTGATAAGACCATTAAGAATTTTGAAGGGCTTGAGTGGGAGCGTCTCATTGAAGAACTCTTCTGA
- a CDS encoding glycine--tRNA ligase, translating into MKIEDIATFCKAKGFVYPAAEIYGGLSGFFDFGPLGVALKNNIKESWWKFYVDSREGVVGQDGAIITNPRVWEASGHVDNFSDPLLTCSKCKHKVRADTFIEEELKINADGITADQINHYVEKHGLVCPLCKGEFQKVEDFKLMFSTQVGPSAEKSAQAFLRPETAQSIFPNFRLIADTCRMQLPFGIAQIGKAFRNEISPRDFLFRCREFEQCELEFFIHPEQTECELLTDELKKISLSVWTSEQQEQGEKESTLSIGDLIDMKKIDEWHAYWIAQTYLWLTKEIGLKQENLRLREHVPSELSHYSSATFDFDYRFPHGFKELHGCANRGQYDLTQHQKVSGKKLAIHDETTGQKVIPRVIEPSQGVDRLFLAILVDAYNDDEERGNIVLKIKPALAPIKVGVFPLVKKDCLYEKAREIFSTLKEDVVCQFDSSGSIGRRYARADELGIPFCITVDYESKEDGCVTIRDRDSTEQKRVKIENLSETVQKLINGKTSFINL; encoded by the coding sequence ATGAAGATTGAAGATATTGCAACGTTTTGTAAAGCAAAGGGGTTTGTCTATCCCGCAGCGGAGATTTACGGCGGGCTTTCAGGTTTTTTTGATTTTGGCCCTCTTGGCGTTGCACTTAAAAATAATATTAAAGAGTCTTGGTGGAAGTTCTATGTTGATTCAAGAGAAGGCGTGGTGGGTCAAGACGGCGCGATCATTACAAATCCGCGTGTGTGGGAAGCATCAGGTCACGTAGATAACTTCTCCGATCCTCTTCTTACCTGCTCGAAGTGCAAGCACAAAGTACGTGCAGATACATTCATAGAAGAAGAACTCAAAATTAACGCAGACGGAATTACTGCAGATCAAATCAATCACTACGTTGAAAAACATGGACTTGTATGTCCTCTTTGCAAAGGGGAGTTTCAAAAGGTTGAAGATTTCAAACTAATGTTTTCAACTCAGGTAGGTCCAAGTGCTGAAAAAAGCGCTCAAGCATTTCTTCGACCAGAGACTGCACAATCTATTTTTCCTAATTTTAGACTTATTGCAGATACGTGCAGAATGCAACTTCCTTTTGGAATTGCACAGATTGGAAAAGCATTTAGAAATGAAATTTCTCCAAGAGATTTTCTCTTTCGTTGCAGAGAATTTGAGCAATGTGAATTGGAATTCTTCATTCATCCTGAACAAACAGAATGTGAACTTCTCACAGATGAATTAAAAAAAATCTCTCTTAGTGTCTGGACATCTGAACAACAAGAGCAAGGAGAAAAAGAAAGTACGCTTAGTATTGGTGATCTTATTGATATGAAAAAAATTGATGAGTGGCATGCATACTGGATCGCTCAGACCTACCTGTGGTTGACGAAAGAAATAGGTCTTAAACAAGAAAACTTGCGTTTAAGAGAGCATGTTCCAAGCGAACTTTCGCACTACTCAAGTGCTACATTTGACTTTGACTACCGTTTCCCTCATGGTTTTAAAGAACTTCACGGCTGTGCGAACAGAGGGCAGTATGACCTTACTCAACATCAAAAAGTTTCAGGAAAAAAACTGGCAATTCACGATGAGACAACGGGACAAAAGGTAATTCCAAGGGTCATTGAACCATCCCAAGGTGTTGACAGACTTTTCCTTGCAATTCTTGTTGACGCATACAACGATGATGAGGAGAGAGGAAATATCGTTCTCAAGATTAAACCTGCTCTTGCCCCGATCAAAGTAGGGGTTTTTCCGTTAGTTAAAAAAGACTGTCTTTATGAAAAAGCAAGAGAGATTTTCTCCACGCTTAAAGAAGATGTTGTCTGTCAGTTTGATTCTTCAGGTTCAATAGGTCGACGCTACGCGCGAGCTGATGAATTAGGAATTCCCTTTTGTATCACTGTTGATTATGAATCAAAAGAAGATGGCTGTGTGACGATACGTGATCGTGATTCGACTGAGCAGAAGCGTGTAAAGATTGAAAACCTCTCCGAAACCGTACAAAAGTTAATAAATGGCAAAACCTCATTTATAAACTTATGA